In a genomic window of Pseudomonas putida:
- a CDS encoding lytic transglycosylase F: MNIPWSRFRALPLMLLLCCLNTALAQTHPELPAVELTPAEEAEVQKMVLPVLPDWTGDFEGMRERRLVRVLVPYSKTFFELDRGRQRGLTYELGKGLEAWLNKTQPYGKKSMQWRVMFIPTPRNKLMPDLIKGVGDIAAGGLTVTEARLKDVDFSDPFAVNIPEILVTAPGSKAIEKLEDLSGLEITVRSSSSYYEHLQALNATFKEKGLAPIDLKAADENLESEDLLQMVNAGLLKATVVDRYIAKIWAPLYTDMQIHENIAVHDNSEFAWAIRKDSPQLKGQLAEFVKTHKVGTTFGNSLRTKYVTNSSKRVLNATSEEEMKKFNEMVEIFDRHAATYGFDHLMLMAQGFQESQLDQKAHSPRGAVGVMQLLPKTAKDPTVAIVGIDKSADKNIEAGSKYMRLLADKYLNDPQLNEMNKTLMTFAAYNAGPGNLRKFRALAEKSNLDKNVWFANVEQAAAQVVGRETVDYVGNIYKYYVAYKLVEEKNAAAAAKTNQ; this comes from the coding sequence ATGAACATCCCGTGGAGCCGTTTTCGCGCATTGCCCCTGATGCTGTTGCTGTGCTGCCTCAACACCGCGCTGGCACAGACCCACCCCGAATTGCCTGCCGTCGAACTGACTCCGGCCGAAGAAGCCGAAGTGCAAAAAATGGTGCTGCCCGTGCTGCCGGACTGGACCGGTGACTTCGAAGGCATGCGCGAGCGCCGCCTGGTCCGAGTGCTGGTGCCTTACAGCAAGACCTTCTTCGAACTGGATCGCGGTCGCCAGCGCGGACTGACCTACGAACTGGGCAAGGGCCTGGAAGCCTGGCTGAACAAGACCCAGCCCTACGGGAAGAAATCCATGCAATGGCGGGTCATGTTCATCCCCACCCCGCGCAACAAGTTGATGCCCGATCTGATCAAGGGCGTCGGCGACATCGCCGCCGGCGGCCTGACCGTGACCGAGGCGCGCCTGAAGGACGTGGATTTTTCCGACCCGTTCGCGGTGAACATTCCGGAAATCCTGGTCACTGCGCCTGGCAGCAAGGCCATTGAAAAACTCGAAGACCTGTCCGGCCTGGAAATTACCGTGCGTTCTTCGAGCAGCTACTACGAACACCTGCAGGCCTTGAACGCCACGTTCAAGGAAAAAGGCCTGGCGCCCATCGACCTCAAGGCCGCCGACGAAAACCTCGAATCCGAAGACCTGCTGCAAATGGTCAATGCCGGATTACTCAAGGCCACGGTGGTGGATCGCTACATCGCGAAAATCTGGGCACCGCTGTACACCGACATGCAGATTCACGAAAACATCGCCGTGCACGACAACTCGGAGTTTGCCTGGGCGATTCGCAAGGACAGTCCGCAGTTGAAGGGCCAGTTGGCCGAGTTCGTCAAAACTCACAAGGTCGGCACCACGTTCGGCAACAGCCTGCGCACCAAGTACGTCACCAACAGCAGCAAGCGGGTGCTCAACGCCACGTCCGAAGAGGAGATGAAGAAATTCAATGAGATGGTGGAAATCTTCGACCGCCACGCCGCCACCTACGGTTTTGACCACCTGATGCTGATGGCCCAGGGCTTCCAGGAATCGCAACTGGATCAAAAGGCCCACAGCCCGCGCGGTGCGGTAGGCGTCATGCAACTGCTGCCCAAAACCGCCAAGGATCCAACCGTGGCCATCGTCGGTATCGACAAGAGTGCCGACAAAAACATCGAGGCCGGCAGCAAGTACATGCGCCTGCTCGCGGACAAATACCTGAACGATCCGCAATTGAACGAGATGAACAAGACCCTGATGACATTTGCCGCCTACAACGCCGGGCCCGGCAACCTGCGCAAGTTTCGCGCATTGGCGGAAAAGTCCAACCTGGACAAAAACGTCTGGTTCGCTAATGTTGAACAAGCCGCCGCACAAGTCGTGGGTCGCGAGACCGTGGATTACGTCGGCAACATCTACAAGTACTACGTGGCGTACAAGTTGGTTGAGGAGAAAAACGCAGCGGCGGCAGCCAAAACCAACCAGTGA
- a CDS encoding LysR family transcriptional regulator, producing the protein MKAPSAADLSIFLCVANHLNFSRAAVELGVTPSALSHSVRTLENRLGVRLFNRTTRSVGLTEAGDRLHARLKPAFRDIDDALEDLNSFRDKPSGSLRITAGRQAAELVLLPLAGRFLEAYPDVKLEIVADDGLVDVVAGGFDAGVRFGVRLEADMVSLPIGSYLRSVVVGSPAFFEQHPIPHKPEDLHGLPCIRHRFPSGTLYRWEFERGGIAEEIEVDGPLTLGDVSLMVGPALAGVGLAYVFEDMVKAWVADGSLIQVLGDWCPYYPGLHLYYPSRRHVPATLKAFIEFVRAAREDNPR; encoded by the coding sequence ATGAAAGCGCCCTCCGCCGCCGATCTCTCGATCTTTCTGTGCGTGGCCAATCACCTGAACTTCAGCCGCGCGGCGGTGGAACTCGGGGTCACGCCTTCGGCGCTCAGCCATTCGGTGCGCACCCTGGAGAACCGCCTGGGTGTGCGACTGTTCAACCGCACCACGCGCAGCGTCGGCCTGACCGAGGCTGGCGATCGACTTCATGCCCGATTGAAACCGGCCTTTCGCGATATCGACGATGCGCTGGAAGACCTCAACAGTTTCCGTGACAAACCCTCGGGCAGCCTGCGCATCACGGCCGGTCGCCAGGCGGCGGAGCTGGTGCTGCTGCCGCTGGCGGGCCGGTTTCTGGAGGCGTATCCGGACGTGAAGCTGGAGATCGTGGCGGACGATGGTCTGGTGGATGTGGTCGCCGGCGGCTTCGATGCCGGCGTACGTTTCGGCGTGCGGCTGGAGGCCGACATGGTGTCGCTGCCCATCGGTTCGTATTTGCGCTCGGTGGTCGTGGGGTCGCCAGCCTTCTTCGAGCAGCACCCGATTCCGCACAAGCCCGAAGATTTGCATGGCCTGCCGTGCATCCGTCATCGCTTCCCCAGTGGCACGCTGTATCGCTGGGAATTCGAACGGGGCGGCATTGCCGAGGAAATCGAAGTCGACGGCCCGCTGACCCTGGGCGATGTGAGCCTGATGGTCGGCCCGGCGCTGGCGGGGGTCGGCCTGGCGTATGTCTTCGAGGACATGGTCAAGGCCTGGGTAGCCGACGGCAGCCTGATACAGGTACTGGGCGACTGGTGCCCCTACTATCCCGGGCTGCACCTGTATTACCCGAGCCGCCGCCATGTGCCGGCGACGCTCAAGGCCTTCATCGAATTCGTGCGCGCGGCGCGGGAGGACAATCCGCGATAA
- a CDS encoding NIPSNAP family protein — MVTCYLKYVLDPYKLEAFEHYGKLWIPLVEKFGGQHHGYFLPSEGANNIALAMFTFPSLADYETYRQQSMNDPECIAAFKYAEETRCILSYERSFFRPVFG, encoded by the coding sequence ATGGTCACCTGCTACCTCAAATACGTGCTCGACCCTTACAAGCTCGAAGCCTTCGAGCACTACGGCAAGCTGTGGATTCCCCTGGTGGAAAAATTCGGCGGTCAGCATCACGGTTACTTCCTGCCGTCCGAAGGCGCCAACAACATCGCCCTGGCGATGTTCACCTTCCCAAGCCTGGCGGACTACGAAACTTACCGGCAGCAGTCGATGAACGATCCGGAGTGCATCGCGGCGTTCAAATATGCGGAAGAAACCCGCTGCATCCTCAGCTATGAACGCAGCTTCTTCCGGCCGGTGTTCGGATAA